In Marinicella rhabdoformis, one genomic interval encodes:
- a CDS encoding M61 family metallopeptidase, translating into MKYILTIFFAFLINTTTHAQATETQATTYKFTVTDAAHHLAEVTVTFPNVTEKVLTVKLPVWRSGRYEILDLGKNLRDMSAKQNGESLSVTQMDKNTWKVFLKSPGAVTLNYEVYANMLRHRVAHIDDSHAFIDASGVFIYAPKFRDQDLTVSMNVPENWASRSGMEQVNDHKFKANNYDQLVDSPIESGIHEYVSFDVNDKKYGILIWGEGNHDINDIQEKAKLLHHEAEKVWGDFPFDEYLYMIHAGPGLRGATEHVNSTIMQFDRFGFDDKKTYNRFLATTAHEFIHTWNVKAYRPSGIAPYDYDKENYSDLFWMAEGTTSYYDDLFMFRAGIYSQKDYFSKLSEDLTKHLTKPGRNHRSLSESSFNTWQKENSQRNHNANVNIYLEGALTTWFLDYQIRLATDNNKSMDDVQAELFKKHRNSDKGYDKSDVLAILKSLTSKDFSSLWQAHIDGTQALPFAEMLDFYGLTIKEEKAEDIKQWIGFTLNNDTIGLVDKNSPAWDAGLTTGDELIALNGLRMTTKDWESHSKKAKAGDHWQITYARAGKMQQTELTIKETQKTKITLTALKKPNKKQKQRFKSWTSNKLESPK; encoded by the coding sequence ATGAAATATATTTTGACCATTTTCTTCGCTTTTTTAATTAATACAACCACCCATGCACAAGCCACTGAAACACAAGCCACAACATATAAATTCACCGTCACAGATGCGGCCCACCACTTAGCAGAAGTCACCGTGACCTTTCCCAATGTCACTGAAAAAGTTTTGACCGTTAAGTTACCTGTTTGGCGCAGCGGCAGATATGAAATTTTAGACTTGGGAAAAAACCTGCGTGACATGAGTGCCAAGCAAAATGGAGAGTCGCTTTCAGTCACTCAAATGGACAAAAACACATGGAAAGTGTTTTTAAAATCACCCGGTGCAGTGACTTTAAACTATGAAGTATATGCTAATATGCTGCGCCATCGTGTCGCGCATATCGATGACAGTCATGCCTTTATAGACGCCAGTGGTGTGTTTATTTACGCCCCCAAATTCCGTGACCAAGACCTTACTGTTTCAATGAATGTGCCTGAAAACTGGGCCAGCCGATCAGGCATGGAACAGGTTAATGACCACAAATTCAAAGCCAACAACTACGATCAACTGGTGGATTCTCCAATTGAATCAGGTATTCATGAGTATGTGTCATTCGATGTCAATGATAAAAAATACGGCATCCTGATCTGGGGTGAAGGTAACCACGACATCAATGACATACAAGAAAAAGCCAAACTACTGCACCATGAAGCTGAGAAAGTTTGGGGCGATTTCCCGTTCGACGAGTACTTGTATATGATTCATGCAGGCCCTGGCCTACGCGGCGCCACAGAGCATGTGAATTCCACCATCATGCAGTTTGATCGATTTGGATTCGATGACAAAAAGACCTATAACCGTTTTTTAGCGACTACCGCACATGAGTTCATCCACACCTGGAATGTCAAAGCTTATCGCCCCAGCGGCATTGCACCTTACGACTATGATAAAGAGAACTATTCAGACTTATTCTGGATGGCGGAAGGCACTACCAGTTATTACGATGATTTGTTCATGTTTCGAGCAGGTATTTACAGCCAAAAAGACTACTTTTCCAAACTCAGTGAGGACTTAACCAAGCATTTAACCAAACCAGGCCGCAATCACCGCAGTTTAAGTGAAAGCAGCTTCAATACATGGCAAAAGGAAAACAGCCAAAGAAACCACAACGCCAACGTCAACATTTACTTAGAAGGCGCATTAACCACTTGGTTTTTAGATTATCAAATTCGCCTCGCGACAGATAACAACAAGAGCATGGATGATGTACAAGCTGAATTATTCAAAAAGCACCGCAACAGTGACAAAGGTTATGACAAATCAGATGTTTTGGCCATATTGAAATCATTGACCAGCAAAGATTTTTCAAGCCTATGGCAAGCCCACATCGATGGCACCCAAGCCCTTCCATTTGCTGAAATGTTAGATTTTTATGGTTTGACAATCAAAGAAGAAAAAGCAGAAGACATTAAACAATGGATAGGCTTCACATTGAATAATGACACCATTGGCTTGGTCGATAAAAACAGCCCCGCTTGGGACGCTGGCCTGACTACTGGTGACGAATTGATTGCATTGAATGGTTTACGAATGACCACCAAAGATTGGGAATCACACAGTAAAAAAGCCAAAGCGGGTGACCATTGGCAAATCACATACGCCCGCGCAGGAAAAATGCAACAAACAGAGTTAACCATCAAGGAAACACAGAAAACTAAAATCACTCTGACTGCTTTGAAAAAACCGAACAAGAAACAAAAACAAAGGTTTAAATCATGGACAAGTAACAAGCTTGAATCGCCAAAATAA
- a CDS encoding hotdog fold domain-containing protein, whose product MTYKPSKSPVLKLWKIFGKNNFGKWLVSKIVCFKAPYFSSIKPRFVNIEPGRVEVAIKKRRAVHNHIKTVHAIAMCNAAELAGGTCLDVSLSSDFRWIPVAMEVKYLKMAKSNLRIVCQVNDYQWNEPQDVIMPVSVIDESGDEVFHADITMRISEKTKRKY is encoded by the coding sequence ATGACCTACAAACCATCAAAAAGTCCAGTCTTAAAACTTTGGAAAATCTTTGGCAAAAATAATTTTGGAAAGTGGCTGGTGAGCAAAATCGTCTGCTTCAAAGCACCCTACTTTTCTTCCATCAAACCTCGCTTTGTCAACATCGAACCTGGGCGTGTAGAAGTTGCCATAAAAAAGCGCCGAGCAGTCCACAACCACATCAAAACAGTTCACGCCATCGCCATGTGCAATGCCGCTGAATTGGCCGGCGGCACCTGCCTAGATGTTTCGCTTTCTTCAGATTTTCGCTGGATTCCTGTGGCCATGGAAGTGAAATATTTGAAAATGGCCAAAAGCAACTTGCGCATCGTCTGCCAAGTCAATGATTACCAGTGGAATGAACCACAAGACGTGATCATGCCCGTCAGCGTAATCGATGAATCAGGAGACGAAGTCTTCCACGCAGACATCACCATGCGAATTTCTGAAAAAACAAAAAGAAAGTATTAA
- a CDS encoding deoxynucleoside kinase encodes MITNKVIGIAGNIGVGKTSLVEFLTKTYDITPFYEPNDDNPYLDDFYQDMKAWGFHSQLYFLASKFKIHQQLDATPGVVIQDRTLFEDVEIFATALYQMRKISKRDWQTYQNLYQSIQKTIKPPDLMIYLKCSVRTMRKRIKLRGRAMEQDIPLAYLKRLEKLYENWINSYREKFGSSKVLMIETDRLDYVNDMIDQIELMKHIEQLLKISRQS; translated from the coding sequence ATGATCACAAACAAAGTCATTGGCATCGCTGGAAACATAGGTGTGGGGAAAACCTCATTGGTGGAATTCCTCACCAAAACCTACGACATCACGCCTTTCTATGAACCCAATGACGACAACCCTTACTTGGATGATTTTTACCAAGACATGAAAGCTTGGGGCTTTCACTCGCAACTGTATTTCCTTGCCAGTAAATTCAAAATACACCAACAATTAGACGCCACACCAGGCGTTGTGATTCAAGACCGTACACTGTTCGAAGACGTTGAAATCTTTGCCACCGCCTTATACCAAATGCGCAAAATATCGAAACGTGACTGGCAAACTTATCAAAATTTATACCAAAGCATTCAAAAGACCATCAAACCACCTGACTTAATGATTTACCTCAAATGTTCAGTTCGCACCATGCGCAAACGCATCAAGTTGCGAGGACGCGCCATGGAACAAGACATACCGCTGGCTTATTTGAAACGTTTGGAAAAGCTTTACGAAAACTGGATTAACAGTTATCGTGAAAAATTCGGCAGCAGTAAAGTGCTGATGATTGAGACCGATCGATTGGATTACGTCAATGACATGATTGATCAAATCGAATTAATGAAACACATTGAACAACTACTTAAAATTTCAAGACAATCATGA
- a CDS encoding tyrosine-type recombinase/integrase: MKLSVTQINSIKPGKSVSKHSDGHGLYILIHPNGSKYWRLNYRFNYKQKTLALGVYPFVSLTQAREKAIKAKCLIAEGIDPSEVKKQEKAKIKGVYSFKNIAKAWHEKKKNKWSERHAKDVWHSLEKDIFKYIGDIPVDQITSSQVLKVLQRIEQRGALEQLKKFKQRCSNIFLFAKAKELIENNPVDGLEILLKEHKSKNFTHITANELPELAKSIYSLQADPTTKTGLIVALHTFLRTKEIRYLTWDCIDFENNIITVPKELMKMNREHLVPMSATVKEALSKLHSITGQYNFVFASIKQPEIKPFSENAMLYALYRLGWKGRTSVHGFRHLASTTLRENGFSQHIVEKQLSHEIKNKVEAAYNKAEYLNERTKMMIFWSNFINESIKKN, encoded by the coding sequence ATGAAATTATCAGTTACTCAAATAAATAGCATAAAGCCAGGCAAGTCAGTTTCAAAGCACAGTGACGGTCATGGACTTTACATACTGATTCATCCAAATGGATCAAAATACTGGCGGCTTAATTACCGTTTCAATTACAAACAAAAAACCTTAGCGCTAGGTGTTTACCCATTCGTATCACTCACACAAGCAAGAGAAAAGGCTATAAAAGCAAAATGTTTAATTGCCGAAGGCATTGACCCTAGTGAAGTAAAAAAACAAGAAAAAGCCAAGATAAAAGGAGTTTACTCATTTAAAAACATTGCTAAAGCCTGGCATGAAAAGAAAAAAAATAAATGGTCTGAGCGTCATGCAAAAGATGTTTGGCATTCACTTGAAAAAGATATATTTAAATACATTGGAGACATTCCTGTAGATCAAATAACATCATCACAGGTTCTTAAAGTTTTACAAAGGATTGAACAGAGAGGAGCTTTAGAGCAATTAAAAAAATTTAAACAACGGTGCAGTAATATTTTTTTATTTGCAAAGGCAAAAGAGCTTATAGAAAACAATCCTGTTGATGGATTAGAAATCCTCCTTAAGGAACACAAGTCAAAAAATTTTACGCATATTACAGCTAATGAACTTCCAGAGTTAGCTAAAAGTATCTATTCGCTACAAGCTGACCCAACAACAAAAACTGGTTTAATTGTCGCTCTACATACATTTCTTAGAACCAAAGAAATCCGTTACTTGACTTGGGATTGCATTGATTTTGAAAACAACATAATCACAGTTCCCAAAGAACTTATGAAAATGAATCGAGAGCACTTAGTTCCTATGAGTGCAACTGTTAAAGAAGCCTTGAGTAAGCTTCACTCTATAACAGGCCAGTACAATTTTGTTTTTGCATCAATAAAGCAACCAGAAATAAAACCCTTTTCAGAAAACGCAATGCTCTATGCTCTTTATCGCCTGGGTTGGAAAGGTCGAACCAGTGTTCATGGTTTCCGCCATTTAGCAAGTACAACTCTTAGAGAAAATGGCTTTAGCCAACATATTGTTGAAAAACAATTGAGCCACGAAATAAAGAATAAAGTCGAAGCCGCTTATAACAAAGCTGAATACTTAAATGAAAGAACCAAAATGATGATTTTTTGGAGCAACTTCATAAATGAATCTATTAAAAAAAATTAA